A region from the Anaerobacillus sp. CMMVII genome encodes:
- a CDS encoding ferredoxin family protein, with the protein MEGDEIMSGLKKAQTIEEKQYLVRFNADTESHLHVLDHDTCLSKCPDKICTIFCPAEVYKWEDIRMHVGYEGCHECGSCRIGCPHENIKWVYPKGGHGIVFRLG; encoded by the coding sequence ATGGAAGGTGATGAAATAATGAGTGGATTAAAGAAGGCACAAACAATCGAGGAAAAACAATACCTTGTTCGGTTTAATGCTGACACCGAATCTCATCTTCATGTTTTAGACCATGACACATGCTTATCGAAATGCCCTGATAAAATATGTACAATTTTCTGTCCAGCCGAGGTATATAAATGGGAAGATATTCGTATGCATGTTGGGTATGAAGGCTGTCATGAATGTGGCAGTTGCAGAATAGGTTGCCCTCATGAAAATATTAAATGGGTTTATCCGAAAGGAGGTCATGGGATCGTCTTTCGACTTGGGTAA
- a CDS encoding carbohydrate ABC transporter permease, whose product MKRVFWYIAISVYALIMIFPLLWMFSTAFKSSNEIFSLTPSFIPEKFTFQAFKDVLMMDAYRRYLGNSLFVATCSTLISVVLSSLAGYGFSRFYFRGRKRMLHLFLSAQMIPGVLLLMPIFFIMTKFKLIDSYLGLILAYVTFSLPFSTWIMTGFYKGIPRELEEAAMIDGASRFQAFLKIIVPLAVPGMISTGIFSFLVAWDEFLFTLTLTSSEAKRTLPYGLYSFMTQYGVEWNNLMAASIIAIIPPFLIFMFLHKYFLRGFTSGALKE is encoded by the coding sequence ATGAAAAGGGTATTCTGGTATATCGCCATCTCAGTCTATGCACTTATCATGATTTTTCCATTACTGTGGATGTTTTCTACAGCATTTAAGTCATCAAATGAAATTTTCTCATTAACACCTTCTTTTATACCAGAAAAATTCACCTTCCAAGCTTTTAAGGACGTCCTAATGATGGATGCTTATCGGAGGTATTTAGGCAATAGCTTGTTTGTGGCAACTTGCTCGACATTGATATCAGTGGTCCTTTCGTCACTAGCAGGCTATGGGTTTTCGCGTTTTTACTTTCGAGGTAGAAAACGCATGTTACACTTGTTTTTAAGTGCTCAAATGATCCCTGGAGTCCTGTTACTTATGCCAATATTTTTTATCATGACAAAGTTTAAATTAATTGATAGTTATTTAGGACTAATCCTCGCTTATGTTACATTCTCGTTGCCTTTTTCGACTTGGATTATGACAGGGTTTTATAAGGGTATTCCTCGGGAGCTTGAAGAAGCAGCGATGATTGATGGTGCTTCTCGTTTTCAAGCCTTTCTGAAAATTATTGTCCCTCTAGCGGTTCCAGGAATGATTTCTACCGGAATATTTTCCTTCCTAGTTGCTTGGGATGAGTTTTTATTTACGCTTACCCTAACGTCCTCAGAAGCTAAGCGAACATTGCCATATGGTCTTTATAGCTTTATGACACAGTATGGAGTGGAGTGGAATAATTTAATGGCTGCTTCTATTATAGCGATCATTCCACCATTTCTGATCTTCATGTTTTTACACAAGTATTTTCTTAGAGGATTTACGAGTGGTGCTTTAAAAGAGTAA
- a CDS encoding NupC/NupG family nucleoside CNT transporter, with the protein MNIIWGMFGIFTVFFIAYLFSSNRKAIKPRTVLGGLAIQLSFAFIVLKWEFGKEALEKLALGVNEIVNYANEGIGFLFGGIFVADNIGFIFAFQVLPVVIFFSALISVLYYIGIMQIVIKFLGGALSKLLGTSKAESLSAAANIFVGQTEAPLVVKPYLDKMTKSELFAVMTGGLASVAGSVLIGYSLLGVPLEYLLAASFMAAPAGLIIAKIMIPETERSQTSDDLHLEKDTESVNVIDAAARGASTGLQLALNIGAMLLAFIALIALINGLLGAVGGLFNFEGLTLEMILGVLFAPIAFAIGVPWAEAVQAGGFIGQKLILNEFVAYSSFAPQIEQLSPKTVAVISFALCGFANVSSMGILLGGLGNLAPNRRADIAKLGVKAVIAGMLASLLSASIAGMLF; encoded by the coding sequence ATGAACATCATTTGGGGTATGTTTGGTATTTTTACTGTATTTTTTATTGCGTACTTATTTTCGAGTAATCGTAAGGCAATAAAACCTAGAACTGTATTAGGTGGTTTAGCTATTCAGTTATCCTTTGCGTTTATCGTATTAAAATGGGAATTTGGGAAAGAGGCATTAGAGAAACTGGCTTTAGGTGTGAACGAAATTGTTAACTATGCAAATGAAGGGATCGGCTTCTTATTTGGTGGAATATTCGTTGCAGACAATATCGGTTTTATCTTTGCTTTTCAAGTTCTTCCAGTAGTTATTTTCTTTTCAGCGTTAATTTCAGTTCTATACTACATTGGAATTATGCAAATCGTTATAAAATTTTTAGGTGGTGCTCTATCTAAATTACTAGGAACAAGTAAAGCTGAGTCGCTTTCAGCAGCTGCTAATATTTTCGTAGGACAAACAGAAGCGCCACTTGTAGTAAAACCGTATTTAGATAAAATGACAAAGTCAGAGCTTTTCGCTGTAATGACTGGTGGATTAGCATCTGTAGCAGGTTCGGTATTAATCGGGTATTCATTATTAGGTGTTCCGTTAGAATATTTATTAGCTGCAAGCTTCATGGCAGCACCAGCAGGATTAATCATTGCAAAGATCATGATTCCAGAAACTGAACGTTCACAGACGTCAGACGACTTACATCTGGAAAAAGATACAGAATCAGTGAATGTGATAGATGCTGCTGCTCGCGGAGCAAGTACAGGTTTACAATTGGCCTTAAATATTGGGGCAATGTTACTTGCGTTTATTGCATTGATTGCGTTAATTAATGGCCTCTTAGGAGCAGTTGGTGGGTTATTTAATTTCGAAGGCCTGACTCTAGAAATGATTTTAGGCGTCTTATTTGCACCAATTGCATTTGCGATTGGAGTTCCGTGGGCAGAGGCTGTTCAAGCAGGTGGATTTATTGGACAAAAACTAATCTTAAATGAGTTTGTAGCATATTCTTCGTTTGCACCACAAATCGAACAGCTTTCACCGAAAACAGTGGCAGTTATTAGTTTTGCTTTATGTGGGTTTGCAAACGTGTCATCAATGGGGATTTTACTAGGTGGACTTGGAAACCTTGCGCCGAACCGACGAGCTGATATTGCAAAGCTTGGGGTTAAGGCAGTAATTGCAGGGATGTTAGCTTCCCTTTTAAGTGCATCCATTGCGGGAATGTTATTTTAA
- a CDS encoding XapX domain-containing protein, protein MKEIILSLVAGVIIGIVFKSLKLPLPAPPVVAGIMGIVGIFLGGVIFTQVVKLFS, encoded by the coding sequence ATGAAAGAAATTATTTTAAGCTTAGTAGCGGGTGTAATCATTGGCATTGTTTTTAAGAGTTTAAAATTGCCATTACCAGCTCCACCAGTTGTGGCTGGGATTATGGGGATAGTTGGGATTTTCCTCGGAGGGGTAATTTTTACACAAGTTGTTAAACTATTTTCATAG
- the deoC gene encoding deoxyribose-phosphate aldolase: MTNLAKMIDHTALKANTTMEQIETLCAEAREFGFASVCVNPTWVETAAELLKESGVDICTVIGFPLGANTPETKAFETKDAINKGATEVDMVINVAALKAKNDELVERDIRAVVEAAKGKALTKVIIETCLLTDEEKERACRIAVDAGTDFVKTSTGFSTGGATVEDIALMRNVVGPTIGVKASGGVRSLADAKAMIAAGATRIGASSGVSIVKGEVSSSDY; encoded by the coding sequence ATGACTAACTTAGCAAAAATGATTGATCACACAGCATTGAAAGCAAATACAACGATGGAGCAAATTGAAACACTTTGTGCAGAAGCAAGAGAATTTGGTTTTGCATCTGTATGTGTTAATCCAACATGGGTAGAAACTGCAGCCGAACTTTTAAAAGAGTCTGGAGTAGATATTTGTACAGTAATTGGTTTTCCGTTGGGAGCAAACACTCCTGAAACAAAGGCATTTGAAACAAAGGATGCGATAAATAAAGGAGCTACAGAGGTAGATATGGTAATCAATGTAGCAGCTTTAAAAGCAAAAAATGATGAACTAGTTGAGCGAGATATTCGTGCGGTAGTTGAAGCAGCAAAAGGAAAAGCTTTAACAAAAGTTATTATTGAGACATGTCTTTTGACGGACGAAGAAAAAGAGCGTGCTTGTCGTATCGCAGTAGATGCTGGGACAGACTTTGTAAAAACATCAACTGGATTTTCAACAGGTGGCGCGACAGTTGAAGATATCGCATTAATGAGAAATGTTGTTGGTCCAACGATTGGAGTAAAAGCTTCAGGGGGAGTAAGAAGTTTAGCTGATGCAAAAGCAATGATTGCAGCAGGCGCTACTCGTATTGGTGCTAGTTCAGGTGTTTCGATAGTAAAAGGCGAAGTATCATCGTCAGATTATTAA
- a CDS encoding efflux RND transporter permease subunit produces MNVLRFLIGRKKLVALMVIFIFIIGIYAAGKLDRELFPSISFDGAGIYVNAGQMSTLDVEQQVTKPIEQVLQNISGIKSITSSSAIGVSSISIQAEEGLGEEVFKEIEASMRGLETQLPGVNLISTQQFSTDQPYEFYMTITEGQLKEMSEFARNIVKPRLESLPEVRAVSLEGIEKSELIVELNLEKLQEAGVSHQQVIQTIQQLNVDTSVATLEAEADVGKPIVRWTTTMANVEDIKNIELISETGIKRVADVAKVYEDKNMASSVGWNNGTREFIFVQIGRVKDVTQVEMAAAVRREIEKIKEEGHVIGFQFEELVAQADYVTNSIDGVSKNVVIGGVIALLILILFLRNIRATIIIGLSIPLSILLTFIAMYFFEYSFNMLTLIGLGLGIGMMVDSSIVILESIYRKKEAGLKKLEAVLAGVKEVATAVFASMLTTIVVFVPIGLLGGEMGQFMIILSMIVVMTLVSSVVVAFTLIPTLSENFLKLKYRREGSKEGVIIAKYGRLVAWVAKKKRNRYGIVVLFIAIFVSSLLLITKIPMTVMPDVLNRYAEIIVQLEGGLTPAEREEIAHKINKQISAVDDVENNLILDNVGVLYILVNMTTEENATVEQSEVNEAMFRALRELEAEFPIISVGGADFSGPSFPVAIEIKGNDLEQLAEISLDFMNKLKTVEGVVGITSAANKKMTEEQIQFKNVSMERDGVTASQLLAQFQQWSVRMPLGELRDEEVTPIFLTTNVNINHKADLLKQKIMTMAGEKELATYIELKKVEVPTEVTRKDGERIVTILAGIEGRDLGSITRDVDQLIANYQLPAGYSIKTGGSLEEQKEMQKDMLMILAIAIFLVYVVMTVQFNSFIHPFIVMSVIPMTVTGALLGLLFTQSELSVLSGVGMVFLIGIVLNNAILLIDRTKQLRGLGYNTEEAIVEAGKNRLRPIFMTTLTTVGGMLPLAIATGTASNYQSPLAIVIISGLLFAAFITLILVPSVYLLFEDIKSGLNRLFRRKLTRRNNKSQSI; encoded by the coding sequence ATGAACGTCTTACGTTTTCTGATAGGTCGAAAAAAGTTGGTTGCTCTAATGGTCATTTTTATTTTTATAATAGGGATTTATGCTGCGGGAAAACTTGACCGGGAGTTATTTCCCTCGATTTCTTTTGATGGGGCCGGAATTTATGTGAATGCTGGTCAAATGTCCACACTTGATGTTGAGCAACAAGTCACAAAACCTATTGAGCAGGTATTACAGAATATCAGTGGGATTAAATCAATCACTAGCTCTTCAGCAATTGGTGTAAGTTCAATTAGTATTCAGGCAGAAGAGGGTTTAGGAGAAGAGGTATTTAAAGAAATCGAAGCATCAATGAGAGGATTGGAAACTCAACTCCCAGGAGTAAATCTAATCTCTACTCAACAGTTTTCAACAGACCAGCCCTATGAGTTTTATATGACGATTACAGAAGGCCAACTGAAGGAAATGTCTGAGTTTGCTCGTAACATAGTTAAACCGCGTCTAGAATCCTTACCTGAAGTTCGGGCAGTTAGTCTTGAAGGAATTGAAAAGTCTGAACTCATTGTTGAATTAAACTTAGAAAAGCTACAAGAAGCCGGAGTTTCTCATCAACAGGTAATTCAAACTATTCAGCAGTTAAATGTTGATACGTCTGTGGCTACTTTAGAAGCAGAAGCAGATGTCGGTAAACCGATTGTAAGATGGACGACTACCATGGCAAACGTAGAAGATATCAAAAATATAGAACTTATTTCTGAAACAGGAATTAAACGAGTAGCTGATGTAGCAAAAGTGTATGAGGATAAAAATATGGCATCATCCGTTGGTTGGAATAATGGAACAAGAGAGTTTATTTTCGTTCAAATTGGCCGGGTTAAGGATGTAACACAAGTCGAGATGGCTGCCGCTGTGCGAAGAGAAATTGAAAAAATTAAAGAAGAGGGCCATGTGATAGGCTTTCAGTTTGAAGAGCTAGTTGCTCAAGCAGATTATGTTACGAATTCAATTGATGGAGTTAGCAAAAATGTAGTAATTGGTGGAGTAATCGCTCTTTTGATCCTTATCTTATTTTTAAGAAATATCCGTGCGACCATCATCATTGGCTTGTCCATTCCGCTATCGATCCTTTTAACATTTATTGCGATGTATTTCTTTGAATACAGTTTTAACATGCTAACTCTGATTGGTTTAGGGTTAGGAATCGGGATGATGGTAGATTCATCGATTGTTATTTTAGAGTCTATTTATCGAAAGAAGGAAGCGGGCCTTAAAAAACTAGAAGCAGTTTTAGCAGGGGTTAAAGAAGTAGCAACAGCAGTATTTGCTTCAATGCTGACAACCATTGTTGTCTTTGTTCCCATTGGTTTGCTTGGTGGTGAAATGGGGCAATTTATGATTATTCTTTCGATGATTGTTGTGATGACATTAGTTAGTTCAGTGGTTGTTGCCTTCACCCTTATTCCAACATTAAGCGAGAACTTTTTAAAGTTAAAGTATAGAAGAGAAGGTTCAAAAGAGGGCGTCATTATTGCTAAATATGGACGATTAGTTGCTTGGGTTGCAAAGAAAAAACGAAACCGCTACGGAATCGTGGTGTTGTTTATTGCTATTTTTGTAAGTTCGTTGCTGTTGATCACCAAAATACCAATGACGGTTATGCCAGATGTACTCAATCGTTATGCAGAAATTATTGTTCAGCTTGAAGGTGGGTTAACTCCTGCTGAACGCGAGGAAATTGCTCATAAAATTAATAAACAAATCTCTGCAGTAGATGATGTTGAGAATAACTTGATTTTGGATAATGTTGGAGTATTATATATTCTTGTTAACATGACCACTGAAGAAAATGCGACGGTTGAACAAAGTGAAGTAAATGAGGCTATGTTTCGAGCGCTCCGTGAGCTAGAAGCAGAGTTTCCAATAATAAGCGTCGGTGGAGCAGATTTTTCTGGACCTAGCTTCCCAGTGGCGATTGAGATTAAAGGAAATGATTTAGAGCAGCTAGCTGAGATTTCTCTAGATTTCATGAATAAGCTGAAGACAGTAGAAGGAGTTGTAGGAATTACATCGGCGGCAAATAAGAAAATGACTGAGGAGCAAATCCAATTTAAAAATGTAAGTATGGAAAGAGATGGAGTGACTGCTTCGCAGCTCTTAGCTCAGTTTCAGCAATGGTCAGTTCGTATGCCTTTAGGAGAATTAAGAGATGAAGAAGTTACACCAATCTTTTTAACAACAAATGTAAACATTAATCATAAAGCCGATTTATTAAAACAAAAAATCATGACAATGGCTGGAGAAAAAGAGCTGGCTACTTATATCGAGTTGAAAAAGGTGGAAGTACCAACAGAAGTTACTAGAAAGGATGGTGAAAGGATTGTCACCATATTGGCAGGGATTGAAGGGCGCGATCTAGGTTCAATAACCCGAGATGTCGACCAGCTAATAGCAAACTATCAACTTCCTGCTGGTTACTCAATTAAGACTGGAGGTAGCTTAGAAGAGCAAAAAGAAATGCAGAAAGACATGCTGATGATTTTAGCAATTGCGATTTTTCTTGTTTACGTCGTAATGACCGTTCAGTTTAATAGCTTTATTCATCCGTTTATTGTCATGTCCGTCATTCCGATGACCGTTACAGGAGCATTGTTAGGATTATTATTCACGCAATCTGAATTAAGTGTGTTATCAGGTGTAGGGATGGTATTTTTGATAGGGATTGTTTTGAATAATGCTATTCTCTTAATTGATCGTACAAAACAACTCAGAGGTTTAGGTTACAATACAGAAGAAGCAATTGTTGAAGCTGGGAAAAATCGTTTACGTCCAATCTTTATGACAACCTTAACCACAGTTGGAGGAATGCTTCCACTTGCGATAGCTACTGGAACAGCGAGTAATTATCAGTCACCGTTAGCCATCGTGATTATCTCAGGGCTACTGTTTGCAGCATTCATTACGCTAATCCTCGTTCCGTCTGTCTATCTATTATTTGAAGATATAAAATCAGGACTAAATCGTTTGTTCCGTCGTAAGTTAACACGTAGGAACAATAAGTCGCAATCGATTTAA
- a CDS encoding cytidine deaminase: protein MKKEELIHEAKLAREKAYVPYSKFKVGAALLTKRGEVFHGCNIENAAYSMCNCGERTALFSAYAQGEKDFAALAVVADTKRPVPPCGACRQVIAELCDPNMIIYLSNLKGDIKEITVSELLPAAFSPEDLNQS from the coding sequence ATGAAAAAAGAAGAGTTAATTCATGAAGCTAAGCTAGCTAGAGAAAAGGCGTATGTCCCATATTCAAAGTTTAAAGTTGGTGCAGCTCTCTTAACGAAAAGGGGCGAAGTTTTTCATGGCTGTAATATTGAAAATGCAGCCTATAGTATGTGTAATTGTGGTGAACGTACAGCATTATTTAGTGCATACGCACAGGGAGAAAAAGATTTTGCAGCATTAGCAGTAGTTGCTGACACGAAACGTCCTGTGCCACCGTGTGGTGCGTGTCGACAGGTGATTGCAGAACTATGTGATCCAAACATGATTATTTACTTGTCCAACTTAAAGGGAGACATTAAGGAAATAACCGTTAGTGAGCTATTACCGGCAGCATTTTCACCAGAAGATTTAAATCAGTCATAG
- a CDS encoding sugar-binding transcriptional regulator, translating to MENEKLLKVIEAAKLYYLLDYNQVDIAKQLGVSRPTVSRLLQLAKEEGIVQIKIIDPTEDIENLALRLEQKFNLKKAIVTHIPQYEDHLIKMYLGEATAKYVDAVVKDGDIIGVTWGTTLYHTAVELKTKSVKDVKVVQLKGGVSHSETNTHMNEILYLFGKAFGTTPHHLPLPAIVDHVVVKQAMEADRHIKRILELGKQANIALFTIGPIKSEALLFQLGYFTDQEIRAINSKAVGDICSRFFDENGQIFNEQLNARTLGIELAELKKKEHAVLVAGGPHKIEGIRGALKGKYANVLITDQFTAKFYLIKNFRWLTIKSTTFSFVKNKNYKKWCKLNVVEVGMEQFEKNESCPNLS from the coding sequence ATGGAAAATGAAAAGCTCTTAAAAGTAATTGAAGCAGCGAAGCTTTACTATCTACTCGATTATAATCAAGTAGATATAGCTAAGCAATTAGGTGTCTCGCGTCCAACCGTGTCAAGGCTTCTTCAACTAGCTAAGGAAGAAGGAATCGTCCAGATTAAAATTATTGATCCTACCGAAGACATTGAAAACCTTGCTCTTCGACTTGAACAAAAATTCAATTTAAAAAAAGCAATTGTTACTCATATTCCCCAGTATGAAGACCATCTCATTAAAATGTATTTAGGAGAAGCTACAGCAAAATATGTAGATGCCGTTGTAAAAGATGGTGATATTATTGGCGTTACATGGGGCACAACACTGTATCATACTGCGGTTGAATTAAAGACCAAATCTGTAAAAGATGTCAAGGTTGTTCAGTTAAAAGGTGGAGTCAGTCATTCAGAAACGAATACCCATATGAATGAAATTCTATATTTATTTGGCAAAGCATTTGGCACTACCCCTCATCATCTACCTTTACCTGCAATCGTCGACCATGTAGTTGTGAAGCAAGCGATGGAAGCAGACCGTCATATAAAGCGGATATTAGAGCTTGGAAAACAAGCAAATATAGCGTTATTTACGATTGGTCCTATTAAATCAGAGGCTCTACTATTTCAGTTAGGATATTTTACAGACCAAGAAATTCGTGCGATCAACTCTAAAGCAGTAGGGGATATTTGTTCACGTTTTTTCGATGAGAATGGTCAAATTTTTAATGAACAATTAAATGCCCGTACACTCGGTATAGAACTCGCTGAGTTGAAAAAGAAGGAACATGCAGTCTTGGTTGCGGGTGGTCCACACAAGATAGAAGGGATTCGCGGCGCCTTAAAAGGAAAATATGCGAACGTTTTGATTACAGATCAATTTACGGCAAAGTTTTACTTGATAAAGAATTTTAGGTGGTTGACTATAAAGTCGACCACTTTTTCATTTGTAAAAAATAAAAATTACAAAAAGTGGTGTAAATTGAATGTGGTTGAAGTCGGAATGGAGCAGTTTGAGAAGAATGAAAGCTGTCCGAACCTGAGCTAA